From the Leucobacter tenebrionis genome, one window contains:
- a CDS encoding acyl-CoA dehydrogenase family protein, with product MNLMDSTRSVWKLSDEQEAIVELCGDFAREQVRPLGREVDEADDGSPLELFQAAAQVGITDFMIPEEFGGGGFTDLFTQCLVQEQLCWGDLGIGNFLCSNGFFADPLLVLGSEEQKEQWLRPLTGENPILTALATTEPGAGSDAASITTRADRTDGGYLLRGQKAWISNSGYADQYVVFAKTDPAQRSRGVSAFLLKKGAEGFTMGEPMKKMGQRAIRCRELFFDDVFVPEENRLGAEGEGFIGLMKTFDASRIVLAAAATGCARAAYEFALNYARERVQFGKPIIEHQAVAFRLADMATRIDAAWLQTLRAATMFDQGKPVVAEAAMAKLQASETAAFCTWAAVQTLGGWGYSREFPVEQWMRDAKLEEIEEGTSDIMRLVISRNM from the coding sequence ATGAACCTCATGGACAGCACCCGCAGCGTCTGGAAGCTCAGCGATGAGCAGGAGGCGATCGTCGAACTCTGCGGCGACTTCGCACGCGAGCAGGTGCGGCCGCTGGGCCGCGAGGTCGATGAGGCCGACGACGGCTCCCCCCTCGAACTCTTCCAGGCGGCCGCGCAGGTCGGCATCACCGACTTCATGATCCCCGAGGAGTTCGGGGGCGGGGGTTTCACCGATCTCTTCACGCAGTGCCTGGTGCAGGAGCAGCTGTGCTGGGGCGATCTCGGCATCGGCAACTTCCTCTGCTCGAACGGCTTCTTCGCCGATCCGCTGCTCGTGCTCGGATCTGAAGAGCAGAAGGAGCAGTGGCTGCGGCCCCTCACCGGTGAGAACCCGATCCTCACCGCCCTCGCCACCACCGAGCCGGGCGCGGGGTCGGATGCGGCCTCCATCACCACCCGCGCGGATCGCACCGACGGCGGGTACCTGCTCCGCGGGCAGAAGGCGTGGATCTCGAACTCGGGCTACGCGGATCAGTACGTGGTCTTCGCGAAGACCGACCCGGCGCAGCGCTCGCGCGGCGTCAGCGCCTTCCTGCTCAAGAAGGGGGCGGAGGGCTTCACGATGGGCGAACCGATGAAGAAGATGGGGCAGCGGGCGATTCGCTGCCGTGAACTGTTCTTCGACGACGTGTTCGTCCCCGAGGAGAACCGCCTCGGTGCGGAGGGCGAGGGCTTCATCGGCCTCATGAAGACCTTCGACGCCTCGCGCATCGTGCTCGCCGCTGCCGCGACCGGCTGCGCCCGTGCCGCCTATGAGTTCGCGCTGAACTACGCCCGCGAGCGGGTGCAGTTCGGCAAGCCCATCATCGAGCACCAGGCGGTCGCCTTCCGGCTGGCCGATATGGCCACTCGGATCGACGCCGCCTGGCTGCAGACCCTCCGTGCGGCCACCATGTTCGATCAGGGCAAGCCCGTGGTCGCCGAAGCCGCGATGGCGAAGCTGCAGGCTTCGGAGACCGCAGCCTTCTGCACCTGGGCCGCGGTGCAGACGCTGGGCGGCTGGGGCTACTCGCGCGAGTTCCCCGTGGAGCAGTGGATGCGCGACGCGAAGCTCGAGGAGATCGAGGAGGGCACCTCCGACATCATGCGCCTCGTGATCTCGCGCAATATGTGA
- a CDS encoding acetate--CoA ligase family protein: MLLSATSALGGADPASLGSFSTPASVAVVGASADPSKWGHWLARGAALGKDRRRVYMVNRAGAVIEGVQSHTSLAELPEAPELVAISVPGPLVLGVIREALELGTRAFLVVAAEMEGEREAAELLAEHGARMIGPNSLGIYSAEGELQLMWGGMRPGSLAIVSQSGQLGSEIAAMGQRMGVGVSRFVSLGNQTDVRAAEVVRTLVSDGFTRTIGLYLEDFSAADELFEALREATAAGKRAVLLTTGESSASQALAQSHTGAMTSSMDLVDAACRASGVLRVRTPAELVQVASYLDRRPPPAGPRVAIITDSGGQGGIAADEAARLGLELPELSRELQDRLRRHLSSSASTRNPIDLAGSGEADLAVYAELPRLLAESGEVDAVVLSGYFCSYGHDTPQLLESERAIADRLAAVEGVPVLVHAMAPDSRIAHHLLDAGVPVSGRIEDSLFATAAAHRLGRPALARGERGRPLAAGTQTEIREALAAAGIPFPELRVVRTADEAGAAAEALGGTVVLKAAWLAHKTEAGGVALHLRGAVAAREAFIEMHARIGDGDYTVEVQDTREHVAEFIVAARRDATFGPVVTVGYGGTETEVWTDVALELAPVDIDAARGMIASLKSSRLLAPWRGRPALDGEALARIVVRLGAVLAASPGIREIELNPVRVGIDGALTVDCLAIPDP, translated from the coding sequence GCCTCGGTCGCCGTGGTGGGGGCCTCGGCCGATCCCTCGAAGTGGGGGCACTGGCTCGCGCGTGGCGCGGCCCTCGGTAAGGATCGCCGCAGGGTCTACATGGTGAACCGGGCCGGGGCCGTTATCGAGGGCGTGCAGAGCCACACCTCGCTCGCCGAACTGCCGGAGGCGCCGGAGCTCGTGGCGATCTCGGTGCCCGGGCCGCTCGTGCTGGGCGTCATCCGAGAGGCTCTCGAACTCGGCACCCGCGCTTTCCTGGTCGTCGCCGCGGAGATGGAGGGGGAACGGGAGGCCGCGGAGCTTCTCGCGGAGCACGGGGCCCGCATGATCGGCCCCAACAGCCTCGGCATCTACTCGGCCGAGGGCGAACTGCAGCTGATGTGGGGCGGAATGCGCCCGGGCAGTCTCGCCATCGTCTCCCAGAGCGGTCAGCTCGGCAGCGAGATCGCGGCGATGGGGCAGCGCATGGGCGTCGGGGTCTCTCGGTTCGTCTCGCTCGGCAACCAGACCGATGTGCGGGCCGCCGAGGTGGTTCGCACTCTCGTCTCCGACGGATTCACGCGCACCATCGGTCTCTATCTCGAGGACTTCTCCGCGGCCGACGAACTGTTCGAGGCGCTCCGGGAGGCGACGGCCGCCGGCAAGCGCGCGGTGCTGCTCACAACCGGTGAGAGCAGTGCGAGTCAGGCGCTCGCCCAGTCGCACACGGGTGCTATGACCTCCTCGATGGATCTCGTCGACGCGGCATGCCGGGCCTCTGGAGTGCTGCGCGTGCGCACGCCCGCCGAGCTCGTACAAGTGGCCTCGTATCTCGATCGCAGACCCCCGCCCGCCGGCCCGCGCGTCGCGATCATCACCGACAGCGGAGGCCAGGGCGGCATCGCTGCCGACGAGGCCGCCCGGCTGGGGCTCGAACTGCCCGAGTTGAGCCGGGAGCTGCAGGATCGCCTGCGACGGCACCTGTCGAGCAGCGCCTCCACCCGCAATCCGATCGACCTCGCGGGGTCGGGCGAGGCCGACCTGGCGGTCTACGCCGAACTCCCGCGCCTGCTCGCGGAGAGCGGTGAGGTGGATGCGGTCGTGCTATCGGGATACTTCTGCAGTTACGGCCACGACACTCCCCAGCTGCTCGAATCGGAGCGTGCGATCGCCGATCGCCTCGCCGCGGTCGAGGGGGTGCCCGTGCTGGTGCATGCGATGGCTCCCGACTCGCGGATCGCCCATCACCTGCTCGACGCGGGAGTGCCGGTCTCCGGGCGCATCGAAGACAGCCTCTTCGCGACCGCGGCCGCTCATCGACTCGGCCGCCCCGCGCTCGCGCGCGGGGAACGGGGCCGGCCACTGGCAGCGGGCACGCAGACCGAGATCCGCGAGGCGCTCGCCGCGGCGGGCATCCCATTCCCCGAACTGCGGGTCGTGCGCACCGCAGACGAGGCGGGGGCCGCGGCCGAGGCGCTGGGCGGTACCGTCGTGCTCAAAGCGGCCTGGCTCGCTCATAAGACGGAAGCCGGGGGAGTAGCGCTGCATCTTCGAGGGGCGGTCGCCGCGCGCGAGGCCTTCATCGAGATGCACGCTCGGATCGGCGACGGAGACTACACGGTGGAGGTGCAGGATACGCGCGAGCACGTCGCGGAGTTCATCGTCGCTGCCCGACGCGACGCGACCTTCGGCCCGGTGGTCACCGTCGGTTACGGCGGCACCGAGACCGAGGTGTGGACCGATGTCGCGCTCGAGCTCGCCCCCGTCGACATCGACGCGGCGCGCGGCATGATCGCGAGCCTCAAGAGCTCGCGGCTGCTCGCTCCCTGGCGAGGCCGCCCCGCGCTCGACGGCGAGGCGCTCGCGCGCATCGTCGTGCGCCTCGGCGCCGTACTCGCCGCGAGCCCCGGCATTCGCGAGATCGAGCTGAACCCCGTTCGCGTCGGCATCGATGGCGCGCTCACGGTCGACTGCCTCGCGATCCCGGATCCCTGA
- a CDS encoding ABC transporter substrate-binding protein, which translates to MNVKEDVMRYPRRTLVVASIAAAGLALTGCVGGGGGAPDEQTLTVTMWGGAAQEGHVATVVQPWADENGVTVQQDSPTDYAKLDAMVDAGKVSWGVVETEPNYTDTACKAGTLTKLSDEVKQAAEEAEVDPAFMSDCGIPILQYAFTIGYNTEKFADGHPTTWEEFFDTEKFPGKRGFWKYATGGIFEAALLADGVAPEDLYPLDLDRAFAKLDTIKDDIVWYDTGDQQTQLVASGEAPLVQAWNGRITQAAADGQPVANEFGENLTTYEHVVIPQGYPNTELAEDWMVWFLSNPEAQADQAIETGYGPASPRALEFVPAEVQAELAGSEAVDSQAAATMDYGYWAENYGDVTERFNVWMAQ; encoded by the coding sequence ATGAACGTCAAGGAGGACGTCATGCGATATCCCAGGAGAACCCTCGTCGTCGCCTCGATCGCGGCAGCGGGACTGGCCCTCACCGGTTGCGTCGGCGGAGGCGGCGGCGCTCCCGATGAGCAGACTCTGACCGTGACCATGTGGGGCGGCGCCGCGCAAGAGGGGCACGTCGCGACGGTCGTACAACCGTGGGCCGATGAGAACGGTGTCACAGTGCAGCAGGACTCGCCCACCGACTACGCCAAGCTCGACGCGATGGTCGACGCGGGCAAGGTGAGCTGGGGAGTGGTCGAGACGGAGCCCAACTACACCGATACGGCCTGCAAAGCGGGCACGCTCACGAAGCTGAGCGACGAGGTGAAGCAGGCGGCCGAGGAAGCCGAGGTCGATCCCGCGTTCATGAGCGATTGCGGGATTCCGATTCTGCAGTATGCGTTCACGATCGGGTATAACACGGAGAAGTTCGCTGATGGGCACCCGACGACGTGGGAGGAGTTCTTCGATACGGAGAAGTTCCCGGGGAAGCGGGGGTTCTGGAAGTATGCGACGGGCGGGATCTTCGAGGCGGCGTTGCTCGCGGATGGTGTGGCGCCGGAGGATCTGTATCCGCTGGATCTGGATCGCGCGTTCGCGAAGTTGGACACGATCAAGGATGACATCGTGTGGTACGACACGGGTGACCAGCAGACGCAGCTGGTCGCGAGCGGCGAGGCGCCCCTGGTGCAGGCCTGGAACGGCCGCATCACCCAGGCCGCCGCTGACGGACAGCCCGTCGCCAACGAGTTCGGCGAGAACCTCACCACCTACGAGCACGTGGTGATCCCGCAGGGGTACCCCAATACCGAGCTCGCCGAGGACTGGATGGTCTGGTTCCTCTCGAACCCCGAGGCGCAGGCCGATCAGGCGATCGAGACCGGATACGGCCCGGCCTCGCCCCGGGCGCTCGAGTTCGTCCCGGCCGAGGTGCAGGCCGAGCTCGCGGGCAGCGAGGCGGTCGATTCCCAGGCCGCGGCCACCATGGACTACGGCTACTGGGCGGAGAACTAC